CTGTGGAGCCGGGGTAAGACCGACCCGACGCTAGTCGGCGAGGCATTCGGCGAAACCTCCCTTCCGGGGAGAAGAAGCAGGAACTGCCGGGCGCGAGACCGGCGGGGAATCCCCACCCCTTTCAGGGAGGGGAGGTTGTCAATGGCCGCAGGCTAGTGCGGGCCGACTACGAGGCAAACAGATTTGCCGTGTCACCCGTGTCGCCCGTGGCTCAGGAGGCGTCCTCCGACGCGGTAGCGCTGCATCACGACGCCCGTGCCGAACGTCCGGGTCTCGATCAGGTCCAGGTCCGTCCGGCGATCCTCCGGCCCGAACATCGGCCGCCCACGACCGATCAGCACCGGGTGCACGTACAACCGGTACTCGTCGATCAAACCGTGCCGGCGGAAGGCCGACGCCAGGTCCGGCCCGCCGACCACGAGGTCCCCACCCGGCGAGGCCTTCAACGCCAGCACCTCGTCCACCACCACGTCGCGCACGATGGTCGTGTTCCAGCCCGCCGACTCCAGCGTGCTCGAGTACACGATCTTCGGCATCTCCCGCCAGATGCCCGCGAACTCCACCTCCGGCCCCGTGCTCGCCGGATCACGATCCGCGGTCGGCCAGTACTCCGCCATCAGCGCATACGTGCGCCGCCCGCTCAAGAACGCGCCCATCCGCCCCAGCCACGAGTTCATGTGCTGGTGGAGCTCGTCGTCCACGACGTGCCAGTCGATCTCGCCGTCCGGCCCCTCGAAGAAGCCGTCGACGGACACCGACAGAGAGAAGATGATCTTCCGCATGCTCGCTCACCAGTCGTGGAGGGTGCCGTCCGCCAGTCGGTTCACCGGCAGGTACGCGGCACGGTAGGGGAATCTCCCGGCCGCGTCGAGGTCCAGCTCCACCCCCAACCCGGGCGAGTCGGACGGGTGCAGCAGGCCGTCCACGAACGTGTGGGAAGTACGGAACACCTCCAAGGTCTCCGCCGTGTGCGGCATGTACTCCTGGATGCCGAAGTTGTGCACCGCCAGGTCCAGGTGCAACGCGGCGGCCATGCCCACCGGCGAGATGTCCGTCGGCCCGTGCATCCCCGACTTGACCCCGTACACCGCCGCGAAGTCCAGCACCTTCTTCAACGCCGTCACGCCACCGGTGTGCGTCACCGCCGAACGCACGTAGTCGATCAGCCGCTCGCTCAACAACGTGGTGTAGTCGTGGATCGAGTTGAACACCTCACCGATCGCCAACGGCGTCGTGGTGTGCTGCCTGATCAGCCGCAACGCCGCCTGGTCCTCACCGGGCGTGGCGTCCTCCAGCCAGAACAGGTCGTACGGCTCCAACGCCTTGCCCAACCGGGCCGCCTCGATCGGGGTCATCCGGTGGTGGCCGTCGTGCAGCAGCGGCAACGACGGCCCGAACTCCGCCCGCACCGCCTCGAACACGGAAGGCACGTGCCTCAGGTACGCACGCGTGTCCCAGCTCTCCTCCACCGGCAGCACCCCGGCCCGCGCCGGCTCGTAGTCGTACCGATCGCCGCCACCGGCCGCCGACGCCGCCACCCCGTACACCGTGTCCAGCCCCGGAATGCCGGTCTGCACCCGGATCGCCCGGAACCCGAACTCCAGGTGCAGCCGGATCGAGTCGAACAGTTCCGGCAGGTCACGCCCCGACGCGTGCCCGTACGCCAACGCGCCGACCCGGCACGCCCCACCCAGCAACTGGTACAGCGGCATCCCGGCGGCACGGGCTTTGATGTCCCACAACGCGGTGTCGACGGCGGCGATCGCGGCCATCGTCACCGGGCCACGCCGCCAGTACGCGCCCCGGTACAGGTACTGCCAGGTGTCCTCGATGGCCGACGCGTCCCGCCCGATCAGCAGCGGCACGACGTGCTCCCGCAGGTACGCCTCCACCGCCAGCTCACGACCGTTGAGCGTGGCGTCACCCAGACCGGTGATCCCGTCCTCGGTGGTGATCCGGAGCGTGACGAAGTTCCGCCCCGGGCTGGTCACCACCACCTCCACCGCCGCGATCTTCACGAGCGCCCCCTCCGCACTTCCGCCACCAGCACGCCATATGCGTCAAGCTCCACAGTGGACAAGACATCCCCGTCCAACGACACCAAAGACCCGTCCACCAGCGGTTCCACCACGACCGGCGACGCGTGCTGGCTGATGAACCACGCGAACACCCGCCCGTCGGACGAATGCTCCATCAACCCCGTCATCACCAACGGATCATCGACCCGCACCGACGGCGTCACGCCGGCCGAAGCCGCCAACGCCGCGTACAGCCGCCACGTCGGCTCCGGATTCACCCGAGGCGTCATCGCCGCCATGTGCTCCAACGGGTAGGTGCACAGCACCATCCACCCGTCACCGACCCGATGCCGCAGCAACGCCGGCCGACCACGCCCGTCCACCGCGATCACCTCCGCGCCGTCCGGCACCACCGGCAGGAACGCCCGCGAGTTCTCCGTCCCGCCGACCCGGAACACCAACTCCTCGCCCGTCCCGATACCGCCGAAGTCCCGGACGAACACCATCCGCAGCTCGTCGTCCTCGATCGGGTCGACCAACCCGTACCGCAACTGCTTCACCACGCCGAACGTCTCGTCCAGCTTCGGCCACCACGGCCCGCGCTGCGTCCGGTGCTCGCCGACGAAGTACGACGCGTACACCACCGCGCCCGCCGACGCGCGCTCCACCAACGTCCGCCACGTCGGCGCGGTGAGCTGCTTGACCGACGGCACCAGGTGCAGCGCGCAGTCGTCCGGCACACCGTCCAGCTCGCGCACCACGCCCACAGGCAGGTCAGCCTCCCGCGCCGCGATGTACGCCTGCCGGGAGTTGTTCGCCACGCTGGTGGCGTCCTCAGGCTGAGTGAACGGGTACGGAGCCTCCAGGAACGACGACACCAGCAGCGCGATCCGCGTGTCCGGCCGCCGCAACCGCGCGAAATCCGTGCGCCGCAACACTTCCGTGAACGCGTGCACCTCCCGCAGCTGCTGCTTGGGCCGTCCCAGCGAGTCGGTCAACCCGAAGTGCATCTCGAACGGGTGGTGCCGGTACGGGTCCTGGTCGGCCAGGTCGTCGTAGTCGGTGTTGTTCCACGGTATCCA
This is a stretch of genomic DNA from Saccharothrix ecbatanensis. It encodes these proteins:
- a CDS encoding dihydrofolate reductase family protein, with translation MRKIIFSLSVSVDGFFEGPDGEIDWHVVDDELHQHMNSWLGRMGAFLSGRRTYALMAEYWPTADRDPASTGPEVEFAGIWREMPKIVYSSTLESAGWNTTIVRDVVVDEVLALKASPGGDLVVGGPDLASAFRRHGLIDEYRLYVHPVLIGRGRPMFGPEDRRTDLDLIETRTFGTGVVMQRYRVGGRLLSHGRHG
- the manD gene encoding D-mannonate dehydratase ManD, which encodes MKIAAVEVVVTSPGRNFVTLRITTEDGITGLGDATLNGRELAVEAYLREHVVPLLIGRDASAIEDTWQYLYRGAYWRRGPVTMAAIAAVDTALWDIKARAAGMPLYQLLGGACRVGALAYGHASGRDLPELFDSIRLHLEFGFRAIRVQTGIPGLDTVYGVAASAAGGGDRYDYEPARAGVLPVEESWDTRAYLRHVPSVFEAVRAEFGPSLPLLHDGHHRMTPIEAARLGKALEPYDLFWLEDATPGEDQAALRLIRQHTTTPLAIGEVFNSIHDYTTLLSERLIDYVRSAVTHTGGVTALKKVLDFAAVYGVKSGMHGPTDISPVGMAAALHLDLAVHNFGIQEYMPHTAETLEVFRTSHTFVDGLLHPSDSPGLGVELDLDAAGRFPYRAAYLPVNRLADGTLHDW
- a CDS encoding glycoside hydrolase 5 family protein translates to MQRNSAKLADADGSPLVWVGVNYWSSTGGPLMWRNYDPSVVDEELRVMRDHGIGLTRSFFYWPDFMPTEDALDEKLLTRYDDFLDRHLALGMRTIPTFVVGHMSGQNWDPAWRDGRDIFTDESFLERQRWYVRELTGRWKDHPAVAGWLLSNEIPIYADWKSRGIGTLDADAVTAWAAALIGEIRAAGATQPVSVGDGAWGVEITGLDNGFRVRDLAPLIDFHGPHVYRMEDDQLRLHLGAAFVCELLDIGGKPVVMEEFGVTSDYVSEANAAHYYRQILHTTLLAGATGWIPWNNTDYDDLADQDPYRHHPFEMHFGLTDSLGRPKQQLREVHAFTEVLRRTDFARLRRPDTRIALLVSSFLEAPYPFTQPEDATSVANNSRQAYIAAREADLPVGVVRELDGVPDDCALHLVPSVKQLTAPTWRTLVERASAGAVVYASYFVGEHRTQRGPWWPKLDETFGVVKQLRYGLVDPIEDDELRMVFVRDFGGIGTGEELVFRVGGTENSRAFLPVVPDGAEVIAVDGRGRPALLRHRVGDGWMVLCTYPLEHMAAMTPRVNPEPTWRLYAALAASAGVTPSVRVDDPLVMTGLMEHSSDGRVFAWFISQHASPVVVEPLVDGSLVSLDGDVLSTVELDAYGVLVAEVRRGRS